Proteins from a single region of Mus pahari chromosome 2, PAHARI_EIJ_v1.1, whole genome shotgun sequence:
- the Pcyox1 gene encoding prenylcysteine oxidase 1 encodes MGRFATALVGSLFWLGLLLCGLGSLASAEPRAPPNRIAIVGAGIGGTSSAYYLRKKFGKDVKIDVFEREEVGGRLATLKVQGHDYEAGGSVIHPLNLHMKRFVKELGLSSVPASGGLVGVYNGKSLVFEESSWFVINVIKLVWRYGFQSLRMHMWVEDLLDKFMRIYRYQSHDYAFSSVEKLMHAIGGDDYVRLLNQTLRENLKKAGFSETFLNEMIAPVMKVNYGQSTDINAFVGAVSLTAADSNLWAVEGGNKIVCSGLLQASSSNLISGSVMSIEEKTRTKQTGNPTKMYEVVYKTGSETHSDFYDIVLVAAPLNRKMSNITFRNFDPPIEEFNDPYQQLVTTFIKGELNSTLFSSRPKDQFGLSAILVTDDSDMFINSLSIVASVRQKEGPPPAVDGMHVWKTFSRDILTKEQISKLFLSYDYAVRKPWLSYPHYEPPQKCPSIILHDRLYYLNGIEFAASCMEMSAIAGYNAALLAYHRWNGNEDMIDQDDLYERLKTEL; translated from the exons ATGGGGCGCTTCGCCACTGCATTGGTGGGCTCGCTGTTCTGGCTGGGGCTGCTGCTATGTGGTCTGGGCAGTCTGGCGAGCGCCGAGCCCCGGGCCCCGCCGAACAGGATCG CAATAGTCGGTGCTGGAATCGGTGGTACTTCCTCGGCCTATTATCTGAGGAAAAAATTTGGGAAGGACGTGAAGATTGACGTTTTTGAGAGAGAAGAGGTCGGGGGCCGTTTGGCCACTTTGAAGGTGCAAGGTCATGACTACGAGGCAGGGGGTTCAGTCATTCACCCCCTAAATTTGCACATGAAGCGATTTGTCAAAGAGCTGG GTCTCTCCAGTGTTCCTGCTTCGGGTGGCCTGGTGGGAGTGTACAATGGAAAGTCTCTGGTGTTTGAGGAGAGCAGCTGGTTTGTAATCAACGTGATTAAGCTGGTGTGGCGCTATGGGTTTCAGTCCCTCAGAATGCACATGTGGGTAGAAGACTTGCTGGACAAGTTCATGAG GATCTACCGTTACCAGTCCCATGACTATGCCTTTAGCAGTGTAGAAAAGTTGATGCACGCCATCGGAGGGGATGACTACGTCAGACTGCTTAACCAAACTCTCCGTGAAAACCTGAAGAAAGCAGGCTTCTCCGAGACGTTTCTCAACGAGATGATTGCTCCTGTCATGAAGGTCAATTATGGCCAAAGCACAGACATCAACGCCTTTGTGG GGGCGGTGTCATTGACAGCTGCCGATTCCAACCTCTGGGCAGTGGAAGGTGGTAATAAAATTGTTTGTTCGGGGCTCCTTCAGGCCTCTAGCAGCAATCTTATATCTGGCTCTGTAATGTCAATAGAGGAGAAGACAAGGACCAAACAGACAG GAAACCCCACTAAGATGTATGAAGTGGTATATAAAACAGGATCTGAGACCCATTCTGACTTCTACGACATTGTGCTTGTGGCTGCTCCTTTGAACCGGAAGATGTCCAACATAACTTTCCGAAATTTTGATCCGCCCATTGAGGAATTCAATGACCCATATCAACAGCTGGTGACAACTTTCATCAAAGGGGAGCTCAACTCCACTCTCTTCAGCTCCAGACCCAAGGATCAGTTTGGCCTCTCTGCAATTCTTGTCACTGATGACTCCGATATGTTTATTAACAGCCTGTCCATTGTGGCCTCTGTAAGACAGAAGGAGGGTCCCCCACCCGCGGTGGatggcatgcatgtgtggaagACCTTCTCCAGGGACATCCTCACCAAAGAACAAATTTCAAAGCTCTTCCTGTCCTATGATTATGCTGTGCGGAAGCCGTGGCTGTCCTATCCTCACTATGAGCCTCCTCAGAAGTGTCCCTCCATCATCCTCCACGACCGGCTCTATTACCTCAATGGCATCGAGTTTGCCGCCAGCTGCATGGAGATGAGCGCCATTGCCGGCTACAACGCCGCTCTCCTCGCCTACCACCGCTGGAATGGCAATGAGGACATGATTGATCAGGACGACCTGTATGAAAGGCTTAAGACGGAGCTGTAA